The Pseudomonas entomophila genome segment TCGCGGGTGCCTGCTGGTGCTCGACCGCAAACGAAAACGCCCGGCGATTGCCGGGCGTTCATGCTCGGGAGCAACTCTATTTATCGTCCGGTTCAGCCGGAACATTAGCGATTTCACCCTCATCGAAAGCCTCGCCTTGCACTTCGGCTTTCATGCGCTTCAGGCCCATGTGGCGCACGTCGGTACCACGCACCAGGTAGATCACCAGCTCCGAGATGTTGCGCGCGTGGTCGCCGATGCGCTCCAGCGAACGCAGGGCCCAGATCACACTCAACACCCGGGAGATCGAACGCGGATCTTCCATCATGTAGGTGACCAGCTCGCGTAGCGCGGTCTTGTACTCGCGGTCGATGGTTTTGTCGTACTGGGCCACCGACAGCGCCAGGTCGGCGTCGAAGCGGGCGAAGGCGTCCAGCGCGTCGCGGACCATGTTGCGCACCTGGTCGCCGATGTGGCGTACCTCGACGTAGCCCCGCGGCGACTCGCCTTCCTCGCACAGTTGGATGGCGCGGCGGGCGATCTTGGTCGATTCGTCGCCGATGCGCTCCAGGTCGATCACCGACTTGGAGATGCTGATGATCAGGCGCAGGTCGGAGGCCGCCGGCTGGCGACGGGCGAGAATGCGCACGCATTCCTCGTCGATGTTGCGCTCCATCTGGTTGATCTGTTCATCGACCTCGCGCACCTGCTGGGCCAGGCCCGAGTCGGCCTCGATCAGCGCGGTGACGGCGTCGTTCACCTGTTTCTCGACCAGGCCGCCCATGGCCAGCAGGTGGCTGCGCACCTCCTCGAGCTCGGCGTTGAACTGCTGGGAGATGTGGTGGGTAAGGCTTTCTTTGTTGATCATCGTTTCGCTCCGCGAAGCAGCTGCACGCTTCTAGTCGTTCGTATCGTTCCCTGGCAAGAAGAATCCATTGTGGGAGCCTGCCCCCACGGGTCGACCACTAGCCGTAGCGACCGGTGATGTAGTCTTCGGTCTGCTTCTTCGCCGGGTTGGTGAACAGGGTGTCGGTGTCACCGAATTCGACCAGTTTGCCCATGTACATGAACGCGGTGTAGTCCGACACGCGGGCCGCCTGCTGCATGTTGTGGGTCACGATGACGATGGTGTACTTGGATTTCAGTTCGTAGATCAGTTCCTCGACCTTCAGCGTCGAGATCGGGTCCAGCGCCGAGCATGGCTCGTCGAGCAGCAGCACTTCCGGCTCCACGGCGATGGTGCGGGCGATTACCAGACGCTGCTGCTGGCCACCGGACAGGCCCAGTGCCGAGTCGTGCAGGCGGTCCTTGACCTCGTCCCACAGGGCTGCGCCCTTCAGTGCCCACTCCACCGCTTCATCGAGCACGCGCTTCTTGTTGATGCCCTGGATGCGCAGGCCGTAGACCACGTTCTCGTAGATGGTCTTGGGGAACGGGTTGGGCTTCTGGAACACCATGCCCACACGGCGGCGCAGCTCGGCCACGTCCTCGCCCTTGCGGTAGATGTTGTTGCCATACAGGTTGATGGCGCCTTCCACGCGGCAGCCGTCGACCAGGTCGTTCATGCGGTTGAAGGTACGCAGCAGGGTGGACTTGCCGCAGCCGGACGGGCCGATGAAGGCGGTCACGCGCTGCTTGGGGATATTCATGCTGACGTCGAACAGCGCTTGCTTGTCGCCGTAGAACAGGGACAGCCCGGGTACTTCGATGGCCACGGTCTCTTCGGCCAGGCGCAGGCTCTGCTTGTCGCGGCCCAGGGCCGACATGTCGATGCCGTGGGCGTGGGATTCATGCTG includes the following:
- the phoU gene encoding phosphate signaling complex protein PhoU, with translation MINKESLTHHISQQFNAELEEVRSHLLAMGGLVEKQVNDAVTALIEADSGLAQQVREVDEQINQMERNIDEECVRILARRQPAASDLRLIISISKSVIDLERIGDESTKIARRAIQLCEEGESPRGYVEVRHIGDQVRNMVRDALDAFARFDADLALSVAQYDKTIDREYKTALRELVTYMMEDPRSISRVLSVIWALRSLERIGDHARNISELVIYLVRGTDVRHMGLKRMKAEVQGEAFDEGEIANVPAEPDDK
- the pstB gene encoding phosphate ABC transporter ATP-binding protein PstB codes for the protein MQHESHAHGIDMSALGRDKQSLRLAEETVAIEVPGLSLFYGDKQALFDVSMNIPKQRVTAFIGPSGCGKSTLLRTFNRMNDLVDGCRVEGAINLYGNNIYRKGEDVAELRRRVGMVFQKPNPFPKTIYENVVYGLRIQGINKKRVLDEAVEWALKGAALWDEVKDRLHDSALGLSGGQQQRLVIARTIAVEPEVLLLDEPCSALDPISTLKVEELIYELKSKYTIVIVTHNMQQAARVSDYTAFMYMGKLVEFGDTDTLFTNPAKKQTEDYITGRYG